CGCCTATCTTTGCCTGCTGTTTCTCGCCCTGCATCAGCAACGTCCTTCCAGAGCATTGCTGGCGTTGATCGGCGCGGCGATCTGCTGCGCATTCCTGACCAAGAGCATCGCCGCGCTGATACCGGGCGTCGGCGTCGTCCTGTATCTGTTGATCACCAGACGATGGCGCCGCCTTTGGGCGACACCCGCCTATATCGTCCTGGCGATAGGCATTGTCGCGACAATCGGGATATTCCTGCTGCTGTGCGAACTGCAGGCGCCGGGTTATTTGCGCGCTGCGTGGTTCAACGACGTTAGCGGCCGTTTCGGATCGTCGCTGGTCGTCGAGAAATCGCGCTGGTTTTACATTACCCAGCTGCGCGCCGGGTTTTTCTCCGCGACTCCGCTGCTGTTTTTGTCGCCGATCGCACTGTTTTTCGCACGCGGACGAATGCGGCTCCTCCTGCTCTTTTCGCTCTGCGTCACGATCGGCGTTCTGGCGGCCTTCACCGGTGCCGCGTCCAAGCTCAATCATTATATCCTGCCGGCGATTCCGTTCATGGCGGTCGCCGCGGCGATCACCGCGCATCTCATGCTCAAACGTGCAGGCGCGGTCTGGCGGTCCGGTGCGCGCTTTTCGCGGCTGATCGCCATGGTGCTGGTGGTGGTCGCAGTCTGGCCGATCCTGATGGGCGGCGCCGGGGCGATTGCGCGGCGATATTATGTGCCGATCGTCGGCGAAGGCGCACAGTCCGGACAATATGGCGCGCTCCTCGCTCGGCTGGCCACACGCGCCGACCGGCCGATCCTCGTCATAGACCCGGGCTTCGTTCTGGAAGGCAAAGCGCATTACGCGCCCGTGCTGCTCGCTTATCGCCAGCTATGGGCGGCGCGCGGCGTGGTCATCGATCATTCGATCGACCTGACGATGATCGACCGGGCGCACGGCGTCATCCTTGCCAGTTGTGCTGCCGAGGGCGTGGCATCACTGCGCGCAAGGGGCCGGGACATCGCCGGCATCGACGGCTGTGTTGCGGTGCTGGCCGGTCAGGCGCGCCCTGCCGCATAATTCCGCCTGGCATACTCTTGAGACAATTGCCGATTAGAGGCAGTCGCGAATGAGCGACTGGAGTTGTCATGCGGCGTTTGAGTTTTGTCCTGTTCCTGATGGCCACAACCGCGGCGATGCCGGTGATGGCACAGGATGTGCCGCGCCAGGCCCCGCCCGAAACCGCACAGGATACCGATCCCGATGCGATCGCGTCGGACGAACCGGATATCGTCGTGACCGGATCGCGCAACCTGCCAGGGTCGGTGATCGGCGACATACCGCCTGAAAAGCAGATCGGCGCGGCCGAGATCCGCTCTTACGGCGTCAGCTCGATCTCCGACCTGCTCGACGAACTTGCGCCGCTGACCGGCAGCGGACGAGGCAGCGGCGGTGCGCCGGTGGTGTTGCTCGACGGCAAGCGCATCTCGGGTTTTTCCGAGATTCGCGACATCCCGACCGAGGCGATCCAGCGCGTCGAGATATTGCCCGAAG
This portion of the Sphingomonas sp. So64.6b genome encodes:
- a CDS encoding glycosyltransferase family 39 protein, with protein sequence MSISVPMAIRRQFESGRSHGWPIGRTAIVATLILIVSAIFLFVDRATMPIQLWDESRNIVNALEMRESGFGLITTFGGAPDLWNTKPPLLIWLMTASVGVFGPTEWALRLPSMIAALGTILLLFWFVRRTSGSTSIAVLATMLMVLSPAYFGEHSARTADYDALLLFFVTAYLCLLFLALHQQRPSRALLALIGAAICCAFLTKSIAALIPGVGVVLYLLITRRWRRLWATPAYIVLAIGIVATIGIFLLLCELQAPGYLRAAWFNDVSGRFGSSLVVEKSRWFYITQLRAGFFSATPLLFLSPIALFFARGRMRLLLLFSLCVTIGVLAAFTGAASKLNHYILPAIPFMAVAAAITAHLMLKRAGAVWRSGARFSRLIAMVLVVVAVWPILMGGAGAIARRYYVPIVGEGAQSGQYGALLARLATRADRPILVIDPGFVLEGKAHYAPVLLAYRQLWAARGVVIDHSIDLTMIDRAHGVILASCAAEGVASLRARGRDIAGIDGCVAVLAGQARPAA